The following are encoded in a window of Halorubrum sp. PV6 genomic DNA:
- a CDS encoding Phenylacetic acid catabolic protein has product MNIDEVKERAGPRAFNPRDDMPEEYRKAATRMLEFHANSEIMGAYLERPFIRKAPSLERKMAFSAKTQDEIGHGQMLYRAAEALGIKTRDEMLDDLAEGRGKFLNCFHYPMESYVETPMIAFFVDGAAMRRQATLKKSSWEPYAHAMDKICFEEGMHVKHGESILRELMNGSIREQEMTQEAFEKWWPRILQFFGPTDDKSTHHGFASEVGLKTASNDELRNSFLNTYMPKAERYGLEIPDEPRIRDNGDGTYEVVEDDLDWDEFFTVSKNEYNGSKQQINGRAQSQKAVQWVRDMMDSQTTTGSGPIPQAAD; this is encoded by the coding sequence ATGAACATTGACGAAGTCAAAGAACGTGCGGGTCCACGGGCGTTCAATCCACGAGACGACATGCCCGAGGAGTACCGGAAAGCTGCGACGCGGATGCTCGAATTCCATGCAAACAGCGAAATCATGGGTGCGTACTTGGAGCGCCCGTTCATCCGTAAAGCGCCGAGCCTAGAGCGGAAGATGGCCTTCAGCGCAAAAACGCAGGACGAAATTGGTCACGGGCAGATGCTCTACCGGGCTGCCGAAGCGCTCGGCATCAAAACTCGCGACGAAATGCTCGACGACCTCGCTGAGGGTCGCGGGAAGTTCCTCAACTGCTTCCACTACCCGATGGAGAGCTACGTCGAGACGCCAATGATCGCCTTCTTTGTCGACGGCGCCGCAATGCGTCGCCAGGCAACGCTCAAAAAGTCTAGCTGGGAGCCGTACGCCCACGCAATGGACAAGATCTGCTTCGAAGAGGGGATGCACGTCAAGCACGGCGAGTCCATTCTTCGTGAGTTGATGAATGGTTCCATCAGAGAACAAGAGATGACACAAGAAGCCTTCGAGAAGTGGTGGCCACGCATCTTGCAATTTTTCGGTCCGACCGATGATAAGAGCACCCACCATGGCTTCGCGTCGGAAGTTGGTCTGAAGACGGCCTCGAACGACGAGCTCCGGAACTCGTTCCTCAACACCTACATGCCCAAGGCGGAGCGGTATGGGCTCGAAATCCCTGACGAGCCGAGAATCCGTGACAACGGTGATGGAACCTACGAAGTCGTTGAGGACGACCTCGACTGGGACGAGTTCTTCACCGTCTCGAAAAACGAGTACAACGGTAGCAAACAGCAGATCAACGGCCGCGCACAGTCGCAGAAAGCCGTGCAGTGGGTCCGTGACATGATGGATAGCCAGACGACCACCGGCAGTGGCCCGATCCCACAGGCGGCCGACTAG
- a CDS encoding helix-turn-helix domain-containing protein: MIDECLMTEFRIEGDDCPLADATRTTGTAVDAAPPLIRSDGNVLLRFSSAPSDDLTAWLDEDDRIRYLYKSDNGDRYNYRCLSLHPCVVHELISGGFMVESIIYQDGSAIVTGAVVGHEIMRAVMETTSETVGVKLERVYALRGEEERSIAKQWDLTPAQEESLRYAVAMGYFTIPREATASEVAAEMGISKSAFIERLHRAQHSLLMQLFPDIADRPDRIRSSGTDDGITDDN; encoded by the coding sequence ATGATCGATGAGTGTCTGATGACCGAGTTCCGGATTGAGGGCGATGACTGCCCACTAGCCGATGCGACTCGGACGACAGGCACGGCTGTCGACGCAGCCCCGCCGCTGATTCGCAGCGACGGTAACGTGCTTCTTCGGTTCAGTTCCGCCCCTAGCGACGATCTAACGGCTTGGCTCGATGAAGACGACCGGATTCGGTATCTTTACAAATCGGACAACGGCGACCGCTACAATTATCGCTGTCTCTCTTTACATCCGTGTGTCGTCCATGAACTCATCAGCGGCGGGTTCATGGTCGAATCTATCATCTATCAAGACGGAAGCGCCATCGTGACCGGGGCTGTCGTCGGTCACGAGATCATGCGGGCGGTGATGGAAACTACCAGTGAGACCGTCGGTGTGAAACTCGAACGGGTGTATGCCCTCCGAGGCGAAGAAGAGAGATCCATAGCGAAGCAGTGGGACCTCACGCCGGCACAGGAAGAAAGCCTGCGGTACGCGGTTGCTATGGGGTACTTTACAATTCCGCGCGAGGCGACCGCCAGCGAGGTAGCCGCCGAGATGGGCATCAGCAAGTCCGCGTTCATCGAGCGACTCCATCGTGCTCAGCATAGTCTGCTCATGCAACTGTTTCCTGATATTGCGGACCGGCCGGACCGGATACGCTCAAGCGGTACCGACGATGGAATCACGGATGACAACTGA
- a CDS encoding enoyl-CoA hydratase/isomerase family protein, which produces MQIDDGPVRRITFDRPNVRNAMTADVAIEIADALTGLDPETHDAVVITGRGEAFSAGGDIEAMAARDETTLEAYNRVRETLGAVAENALTAPVPVISKVNGDAVGAGMSLTAVSDFAYAADSARFGATFINVGLIPDMGATAMLPRIIGLRKTKELAFTGSLIDATEAAAMDLINEAVPDEKLDERVDDLVDTLRDRPTASIGMAKEAIHDNLGQSWRDGLAQEGRLQAMAYDTPAHDKGVEAFLNGQKPDFS; this is translated from the coding sequence ATGCAAATCGACGACGGTCCTGTTCGACGGATTACTTTCGACCGCCCAAACGTTCGAAACGCGATGACGGCGGACGTTGCGATTGAGATCGCTGACGCGCTCACTGGCCTAGACCCTGAGACCCACGATGCGGTCGTTATCACAGGTCGAGGCGAAGCATTCAGTGCTGGCGGCGACATTGAGGCTATGGCAGCACGGGACGAGACGACGTTGGAGGCGTACAATCGTGTGCGCGAGACGCTTGGAGCGGTCGCTGAGAACGCCCTCACTGCGCCGGTGCCGGTTATCAGCAAAGTCAACGGAGACGCAGTTGGTGCCGGAATGTCTCTGACGGCGGTTTCAGATTTCGCTTACGCCGCCGACTCTGCTCGCTTCGGTGCGACGTTTATCAACGTTGGTCTTATTCCGGACATGGGCGCAACGGCGATGCTCCCGCGGATCATTGGCCTCAGAAAGACGAAGGAACTCGCCTTCACCGGGAGTCTCATCGACGCGACCGAGGCCGCAGCAATGGACCTGATAAACGAAGCAGTACCGGACGAGAAACTCGACGAACGCGTCGACGATCTCGTTGACACACTCCGGGATCGCCCGACAGCGAGCATCGGAATGGCGAAGGAGGCCATTCACGACAACCTCGGGCAGTCGTGGCGCGACGGGCTGGCGCAGGAGGGGCGACTTCAAGCGATGGCCTACGACACGCCGGCCCACGACAAAGGGGTCGAAGCATTCCTAAATGGACAAAAACCAGATTTCAGCTGA
- a CDS encoding amidohydrolase family protein, with protein MSGALPGADENRLFDTHAHQPTSEFLHDAGGEMMQDAADRFGTDLETWDYEEMIDEYHEAGVGRAVLLGWDAETNTGNPPVPNDYVAEVRDEHPDFFVGFGSVDPLKDDCVREAIRCVEDLDLSGFKFQQIAQGFDPSDDRHDHLWSTIEDLGVPVVFHGGNSTLGACSAGGRGLKVKYGNPMLIDDVAAEHPDLQILIAHPAYPWEKEQLAICQQKGNVYMDLSGWIPKYIDEQVLQYAGSLLKDKVMFGTDYPMISPETWLESFEQDTDFSEEIQRKILFENAEEFFDL; from the coding sequence ATGAGCGGAGCGCTACCGGGTGCGGACGAGAACCGGTTGTTCGATACGCACGCCCACCAGCCCACCAGCGAGTTTCTCCACGACGCCGGCGGCGAAATGATGCAAGATGCGGCCGATCGCTTCGGAACGGACCTGGAAACGTGGGATTACGAGGAGATGATCGACGAGTACCACGAGGCGGGCGTCGGTCGCGCCGTCTTGCTGGGTTGGGACGCCGAAACGAACACCGGAAATCCGCCTGTGCCGAACGACTACGTCGCCGAAGTCCGCGACGAACACCCCGATTTCTTCGTCGGGTTCGGGAGCGTCGACCCCCTGAAAGACGACTGCGTTCGGGAGGCCATCCGGTGCGTGGAGGACCTCGATCTGTCGGGGTTCAAATTCCAGCAGATAGCACAGGGATTCGATCCGTCCGACGACCGCCACGACCACCTCTGGAGCACGATCGAGGATCTCGGTGTCCCCGTCGTGTTCCACGGGGGGAACTCCACGTTGGGCGCCTGCAGCGCCGGCGGGCGCGGTCTCAAAGTCAAGTACGGAAATCCCATGCTTATCGACGATGTCGCGGCGGAGCATCCGGACCTTCAGATTCTCATTGCCCATCCCGCCTATCCCTGGGAAAAAGAACAACTGGCAATCTGTCAGCAGAAGGGTAACGTCTACATGGATCTCTCAGGGTGGATTCCGAAATACATCGACGAACAAGTCCTCCAATATGCCGGGTCACTGCTCAAAGATAAAGTGATGTTCGGTACCGACTACCCGATGATTTCCCCCGAGACGTGGCTTGAGTCGTTCGAACAGGACACCGACTTCAGTGAAGAGATTCAGCGCAAAATCCTCTTTGAGAACGCCGAGGAGTTTTTTGACCTTTGA
- a CDS encoding halocyanin domain-containing protein produces the protein MIDSSFSRRKLLHTAGVVVASVAAGCNDENPTTENTNQPSDGTSSPESTPNDTTDGETGTPSVDEFLTETDNYDGIADKTGSDAVTVDVGVEANGAYYGFSPAAIRIDSGTTVTWEWTGQGSTHNVVARHGADFASEQKSQEGATYKQTFDEPGSVLYVCVPHEGIDMKGAVVVE, from the coding sequence ATGATAGATAGTTCATTCAGCAGACGAAAACTCCTCCACACTGCGGGGGTAGTGGTTGCCAGTGTTGCGGCTGGGTGTAACGATGAAAATCCGACGACCGAGAACACGAACCAACCCAGTGACGGCACATCGTCGCCAGAGTCGACGCCCAACGACACTACCGACGGTGAGACAGGGACTCCCTCTGTCGACGAGTTCTTGACGGAAACGGACAACTACGACGGCATTGCCGACAAAACAGGCTCCGACGCCGTCACTGTCGACGTCGGCGTTGAAGCCAACGGCGCGTACTACGGCTTCAGCCCGGCAGCGATCCGTATCGATAGCGGAACGACGGTCACGTGGGAGTGGACCGGTCAGGGTAGTACCCACAACGTCGTGGCCCGGCACGGTGCTGACTTCGCAAGTGAACAGAAGTCACAGGAGGGTGCGACGTACAAACAGACTTTCGATGAACCGGGCTCGGTGTTGTACGTCTGCGTCCCCCATGAGGGGATCGACATGAAAGGCGCTGTCGTCGTTGAGTGA